CTGGAGACATGAAAGGTGCTAAGAGCTCGGCTAATGGTGTAAAATACTATACACCTTTCATGCTCTTCTGGCATGCCTGAAGTTCTTCACTTGGGTGTATTGTACAGTGCTATAGGATAGATTGGTTCCCTGCATGTCTGATGTTAGAAGATATACATGTCACAATGGGCAAAACTGTTGAGGGCCCAGCACTGAAGAGGGAAAACCCCTGGTTTGATGTAGCACCCAAGTCACCTCTCCAAGCCAGTGTCCCCTGAACTCTCCATAGGGGCCCCCAGCTTTTGCACGTCTACTGCCCCTCTACCTGAGACAGACACTGCTGGGTTCGAGGCCCAAACCTTTTGGCCCATCCAGGCCACGTTCAGATGTATCAAATCTCAGGTTGTCTCATGAATACAGTTGATGCACTACCGGTCTATGCTGCTGGTGGTACTCCTGTGCTCACATGTTCTCACTTGAAGAGGACAGGGGAGGCCTGATAGACACGGGAGGTGATGGCTTGGCTGTACCTTCCCCACTGAGGCTCTCTGCGTGGTCTCTGTTCTAGCCTGCTGCAGCAAGAGTCACTGCCGTTGGTGCCTGGAGGGATGTCCCGAAATGCCGGGAGCCATGGCCTGAGCAGAGAAAGCAGCATGGACAGGTGAGTGGTGCTGGGGTAAGGAGGAAATTAGTTGCCATCTCTCATGTTTTTCCCCTGCTGATTGTTctcgctgtgggggaggggtgttactGTGGCCTCCTAGACAGGGGATGGTTCCAGCAGCATCAGATCGCTGGGTTTTGTTATTTTCCTTCCCACATGAAGGTTATGCAAGGGGAAGGCACTGGGCTGACAGCGCCCTGCACAGCAAAGCCCTCTAGATATCCCCAGATCACGCAACAACAGGACCAGCTTTTACCTTGTCTTGCCAATGCCCCTCGACCCAGCCCCCGGAAGGCCCATCTGTAGGAGGGGATGGAAGTTTAGTCCCCTGCCTCTGCGCTGAGACTGCCAGGCAGGGGCTCGCTTACTCCCAATGGCTTTCTCGTGATTGGATGGGAAGGAGGCCAGCACCTCAGCTCACAAGGGACCCCAGGCACCTGCCAGATGGTGCCAGCCTTCAATGCTGTCTGGACCGGAACTGGCCACCGCGTGGTTTATTTATTTCCATTAATCTAACTCCTTGGTTAGAGGGGAAGGGCCCCTCTTCTCCCAGGATGTGCTGCCCATCTCACCCCCATCTTCCCCCCAGGGTGCATTAACCTCCAGGAGAGAGCCCGCACCAGGCCTGTATGTGCCCCatagagtttacagtctaaatggacAGGGGCTGTCACCTCCATTTTACAGCGGGAGCCGGGGCAGAGAGCAATCAAGGGACTTGCCCCCAGTGACATGCTCACTATCCTCCCCTCGTGCCAGGACACCGTGTGGCAGGGGTTCTTTACCATCCTGCCCCTTGTTGCTGGGCAGCTTccatggctcagccctccagccaggtccccTTTCCATTTCCAGCCCCTTCCGGGGGTAAGAGAAAagtccaaacaaaacaaacccagagTCTCCTGGCCATGATGCCCAGCCTTCAGTCCCCATCTGGGACTCCTAGTGCTGAGGCTTGTACCTCCCTCTCTTGTTGGGCGAGGGGAACCCAGCCCACCTgctcctctgggttccagcccagggaccaccTGCGTGGGGCAGCTAAACGCAGCTCCTTGTAATCCCTCACGGCTACTCTTGCCTTTGCCTTGTTTGTCAGCCTCTCTCACAGGGCTGCAGGCTTCACTGCCCCGTTCTGTCTGTAGTTCAGGTTCCTCACGTGGCTTCTTCCCAGCCAGCTGCTGAGAGGCTCCCTGAAGTGCACTCCCTGGCAGCTCCGTTATGCCTCAGACATTTAATGACTTTGTTGCTCATTAGCTCTCCCCTTAGCTCTCCTCCTAGAGCTAGGTTCTCattcaggccagctgcaggtccTCAGCCGGCTTCTCCTCCAGTTGTCCCTTTCCCCCCTCATCTGCCCTTTCACCTTTATGTGGGAGGTGGGGAATGGCTCCAGCTAATGCCTcatcctcccctgctctgcgGGAGGAGGCAGAATATATGCTGGTTCCCTTCCCCAAGCTCATCCCAAttggctgggagggagagaagcctTGTCTCACCCACTCTGCAAGGCTCCTAGTCCCAGGCCCTTAAAGAAACAATAACAAGTTTGCCACCCAGACACTACTTATTCCTGGGACTGCTTCCTCTCTACTAGTGTCTCCTATTTTCCTAGGTCCCTGCATACATCTGCCCGGTGCCCAAAAGCTTAAAGGGCCATGCCTTGGGACAGAGGTGGACTGCCCCCTCAGTCCTACTACCCTTAAGGGGACAGACTGACCCCATAAGAGTGCCTTAacctagtgcttaatttgtgcctggGCTTACCACACCAGttatgaaaataaaagaaaaaattacctgagccccagcacctctttcattacaaattaagcactgccttaACTGCAGGACCAATCTTCTTCCTTATTGACTGCAAATGGAGTCACgagggctcagcacctctgaatcgCTGGGCATCTCAAACTGGGCTCTCAAAACCCAAGGCGCTCAACATGAGTGCACAGATTTGAACGCTTAGAGCAAAGTGACTAGCTCAAGGTCACACACTGACCCAGTATCGGAATTGGGACTAAACCccgggtctcctgactcccagccccccaggcacTAATCATTAGCCCATCAGGAATCCCACTAAGAGGGATAGGAAGAGCTACAGCAGAAGCTGTTGGATCATCTTATGATTTCCCAGCACATGAAAGAGAAATGCACACAAGTGAAACTCAGCGCAAAAGGAATATttagctcttttcttttttttttcctccccagagGGAAGCCATCTAAATATTCTTCTGAGCCTGGCAAGGCTAAACCCACCAAGGAACAGGTAATGAGCATATGCTTAGCGCTGTCATTCTCATCACTTTGTCCTTGTTTTTCCAAAGTTTTTAGTCAGTTTGGGCTCTGGGAAAAGAACCTGCTGAGGAAGGGGAAATGTTCTCTGAAAATAAGGTCTGTTTATTTGAAAGGTGTTTGacatccccccccctccccatggcacTTCTCCTAAGAGACTGAGTGATCCTAGATTTGCAGGAAGGATAGGCAATTCTGTAAAGGTTGGAGGTTTGGTTCAGAGAAGCAGACAGAGTTTCAGCCACTCATTAGCTCTCCCCGGACCTCCTGGGCCTGTCAAACTGGATTGAGACTCTCAAGGGACAGACATTTGCTTTTGGATGCCAGTGACTTTTCTCCTGGCATGTTTGTGCCTGAGCACCCAGTTCTGGGTGGAACCCAAGGAGCGAGAACATGAAAGATACTAATGGAAAAGCAAACCAAACTCTTCCGAACCTCAGAAGAGCTGAACTATTGTTGTGAAGGTGGGGGGAACCTCTTCTTTAATCCAAACAGCTATACCAGTGATAGCCTGTGTGGTGGCACTGGACTAGTGCGGGAGTTGAATGTGAACTGTATTACGTTTTGCCCAGGATgtgactggcaaggggctggcctTCTCTGCACCTTCCCAGTGAAAATAAATAAGCAAGAAGTCATAGCTGGTGGGTGGTAGAGGAGGAGCGTTAAGCAGCATGTGTGGGAGTGCTAAGCCCAGGTCTGTACTGTCCACACCAGCCAAACTATGGTGGAACATCAATGTTCTACCAAGGCAGGAACTTGCTTCTGTgccatttgaagtcagtgggagtcggATCCGGTCCACAGTGCCTAGTTCTGCAGCTCTTGCTCACCATCGGGCCCACTGTCCAACCCGTCTCCACGGGCTTGCCAAGCTGTGGCAGAACCCCATTTAGAACTCCGCTTTTGTATGGCTTTCACACTGGCTTGCCTGGCCAGTGTAGATGGGGTCTGTCTAGTGCTCAGCTCCCCCACCTATATTCATGCTTTCCATGGACATGCTTAGTCTGGCTGTGACTTCAAGCTTTAAGACCAGCCAAGGAAAGTACATTTGAGCTGTGATGAGGAGCATTAATAAGGTATTGGAAACCCCTTAACACAGAATAAGTCTGTAGAGGAGACAATACTGCGACTGTTTATTGAGCACTCTTCATCTCTAAATGATTTGTGAGCTTTGATTAACTGATTCTACCAACACCCCTTGTGAACTGGGTATCACCAtgctccttttacagatggggaaactgaggcagagagcagggaAGTGGCTTGCCggtggtcacacagcaggtcaatggcagagccatgGACAGGATCTAGGAGTTCCCAGTTCacagtcctgtgctcagaccaATATGTATAGAAGCTCCTTGAGGCAGGGTCcagccttttgttctgtgtttgtacagcacctagcgcaatgggatcctcctggtccatgattagggctcGTACAGGCTCCCGcaatccaaaaaaaaaatagtaataataatgaatgattccagctgctgctggggttaGCAGAAGTCCAAAGGTGGGTGAATCCCTTTCACGCCTCCCTGGCATCTGGTAAGGAAGGGAGGTGTTAAGGAGAAGTGTGGGATGATTGCAAGACCGAAATGTGGTTCCTTCTTCTTTCAGGCCAGCTCATGCCCCcactcactgatgtcaatagTGAAGGCGGACCCCAGGTTCGGGAAGCTCTTTAGATTCCACGTCCCAGTGCTGATGTGGGCACGACACTTCACCAAGGAGACGCGGGACAGGCTGAAGGAGCGCAGCGTCCCGTATGGCTGGCAGGGCTTGTCTGACACAGGTAATGGGAGTGATGGTGCACTCCAGACCCCTTTGTGATATGCCAGAAGCCCCGTTCCTGGCCCCAGGAATAGTCTACCCAATAGCCATCTAATGGGGACAACATTTCCTTGCGGCCCACCGAGGCTGGGACTGGTACCTCCATTGTGTTGGGTGCATTATAAATACAGTAGGTTGGATAAAAGAACAAAAGGAAAGTGACGTAGAGATGGAAGATTTTGGATCCCATCACCAATTCTCTTAGCCGTCCGGGCCCTGCTTTCCATTTATAATTCCTAACTctgatatagcacttttcattggtagatctcaaagcccttcagATAAGAGGtctgtatcattatccccatacaccagtagggaaactgaggctcggagtggtgaagtgacttacctAAGGGGATCCAGCAGCtccgtggcagagctgggaatagaacgaAGGTCTCAGCCTAGGGCTTgaaccactaggccacactgcctgtcTCACACAGGGGTTTGAGCTGTAAGAGGAATAGGTTCCCAGAGTTCAGCTCTAGCTGTGTCAGCCTAACCCTACAACCCAGCGCTGCCCCTGCAAGCTTCCTAGCAGACGCCCATATCACAGAAGCCTCCAAACTAATGAGCTGTGActggcagagaggccaaggagtgAACGGGCCATGGATCATGAGCTCCCTGCTCACCTCGAGGAGTGGCCCTTGCTGCGGAGACACATGGGCAGGACAGTGGCAGGGAAGCTGCCCGTGCTGCAGCTCTTGGGAGGACTGCTCCTCCAGCACTGAGACAGGCACCTTCCTCCAGCACTCGCTTCCTGTTTTGAGTGGGGCGGCTATGTGGgatgggagaagggggtggggcagctggggtaggtgagtgggatgggaggggaggagaagggcagctggggtggggagcgggatgTGGGTGGGATGGGATagcgggatggggggaggggagcagaggtgggggagcaggataggagtggggtggggcagcagATTTACAAACCAAGTGATTACACTAAGATttcccctgctcccagcttctcTGTACAGCAGCCATCTCATCCTGTGCctgaggggaggcgggggagggtgAGCAAACCGCCTCTGAGGGTAAAGGGTGATCTCTGACAAGAGGCTCACCTCAGGTTGCAAATGCTGGTGGTTGCTCTACAAACTTCTTTGCCATAGACAGAGAGATTAGCTGGAGGGGCATGTATGGGCATGGCTGGGTAGAGATCATCCTACAGCCTAGGCCTTGATTAAAACGCCTGCTGTGTAACCAGAGAATTAAATACCTTTTAACTAAAGCCCTTCCTCCCCGGGGAGTCAGAGCCCGCGGGGTGGGAGGGGACGGTCTGGAAATGCTGCAATCAACATCTTGTGACATTTTCCTGAATAAAAGGTCCCAGTGTCTGCGCAACTATTAACTCAAACCGCAAGGCTCTCAAACAACCCGCTCCATTGTTGCTGGCGACTGGCTGCTGGGAATTGTTTCCCTTCCTACCCGACACCCACCCTCTGCACCTCTCCAGCCACCAGCAACATGACTCCCTAATGGTGAGGTGACGACAGAGGCATTTGGGGGCTGCGTGGGCAGCACCAGCTGCAGAGAGTCATGCCtgaaagggccagggcagggtTGCTTCTGTCTCAGCACACCTAGTAGggcgaggggagcagagagctccaTAGGCCCCTACCACAAAGAGCCGTTCCTTTCTGACTCAGATGGTAGCCTTTACActgcccccgagccagccagacACACCTGGGGAGGGCCGGGGAACCGGCAGAAGTCGGGGTTGCTGAGCTCTGAGCTGGGCCCAGTTTAGATGTTGTTGTAGCTACCTGCGCCTCTGCTCATGCAGTACGTGGCTGGTGCTGACTAGCCTCTTCTTGCCTTGATCTGCAGCCATTGCTTCCACCTTGCATCTGCTCAATGACTCTGCCAACAGCTGGCTGTTCGACAAAACCAGGTTCCCTGAAGGCTGCGTCCGCTGCGCCGTGGTTGGGAATGGAGGGATTCTCAATGGATCCCGGCAAGGCAAGGAGATAGATGCCCATGACTTTGTTTTCAGGTATGGAGAGCTCAGCAGCCCATGTAGTCTGAGGGAACCAGGGGCACTTACCCATGACAGGGACTGGGTCAGCGGGGTCGTTGTGCTCCTTAACTAGCAGAGGATCCTGCTTAAAGATCTTGTGTATTAATAGTGGGCGGGGTCTAATGGGGTCCCAGGGCATTCTCAGTAGGACAGCTCCGGCTGTACATTTCACGCCTTCTTGCAGCCATGGCTATTACTGCTGCCCATTGTGGGCAGTGCTGCTTGATAGCTTGTCATGTGGCCCAGATGCTCCAGCAGAAGAGGCAGGATTACACAACATTAACAGAGACCATATGGCAAATCCCTATCCCACCGTTCCCCTTTCAGGCTGGTTTGGCCTTTCCTGGATGCCCCAGTGTAAGGCACGTTCCAGTCACCTTGTACCAGCACAGCCTCATCCTGTGGGATTACCTGCCCCCAGGGTAGGAGTTGTGCAATTAGGAGGAAGGTGTAACCGCTGTCAGTGCTTCCAAGACTGTGCCTGCACTTCGGCCAAAGGGAAGGCATCTGTGCAGTGCTCTGCACACCAGTGAGGGAGAGGAAATGTAGGCCAAGGACGCTAGACCAAATCCCTGGTGCTGTAGAGGGGCTGAGAGATATTTACTGTCCAAGTGAGAGAGACCTCAGTTGGTAGCATCCCATCTGAGTGACGCTCCCGTCCCTCCTCATACAATAAGTGCAAGGTACCCAGCATGGCTACCTCAGAAGGATGAGGGATGAGTCACCCCTGCTGGGAACTGAGCCAGGACTCTAGGCAGCAAAAaaggtagagccggccctgcgcgtgGCCCTCTGTGCCATCCCCATGTAATAAGGTGTGTGGGACTTTAGGTAACAACTCTACAGCCATAAACTGGCACACAATCCCAATTAGCAGCAGCATTGATAGGGGGAGAATTGTGCTTAGTGCTCTGTGGTGAAAGACTGGTCCTTAATCAGAGCCTTGGTCTTCTCCCTTCTCCACCCACAGGCTAAATGGGGCTGTGATCAAAGGCTTTGAAGACGACGTCGGTACCAAGACATCGTTCTATGGTTTCACGGTGAACACAATGAAGAATTCCCTGATTGCCTACGGAGAGTACGGATTCACCCAGATACCCCAGTCCAAGGTAAGCCATCCGGGCTGGGGGTTGTGCAAATATTTGGTTGGACCTGGAGAGTCATCCAGGCCGTGGCAACACCCACTGCGGGTTGGAGCTTTGCTGACTATCTTGGCCTTGCTGGCCATTGACTCACACCA
The sequence above is a segment of the Mauremys mutica isolate MM-2020 ecotype Southern chromosome 12, ASM2049712v1, whole genome shotgun sequence genome. Coding sequences within it:
- the ST6GALNAC2 gene encoding alpha-N-acetylgalactosaminide alpha-2,6-sialyltransferase 2 isoform X2 yields the protein MKGGPRKVRLPAHCTQQLAWGFHFTATHLSRACGSLLQQESLPLVPGGMSRNAGSHGLSRESSMDRGKPSKYSSEPGKAKPTKEQASSCPHSLMSIVKADPRFGKLFRFHVPVLMWARHFTKETRDRLKERSVPYGWQGLSDTAIASTLHLLNDSANSWLFDKTRFPEGCVRCAVVGNGGILNGSRQGKEIDAHDFVFRLNGAVIKGFEDDVGTKTSFYGFTVNTMKNSLIAYGEYGFTQIPQSKDLQYIFIPSDIRDYVMLKSAILGSRVQEGYDKGDDPRTYFGPEASAKKFKLLHSDFIHYLTVRFLRSEIINTQYGYLYMPSTGALMLLTALHTCDQVSAYGFITDNYRKFSDHYYERKKKPLVFYANHDMLLEAELWKSLHRAGIMKLYQR
- the ST6GALNAC2 gene encoding alpha-N-acetylgalactosaminide alpha-2,6-sialyltransferase 2 isoform X1, with the translated sequence MGAPRWARLCLLLVAAVTLWVLLCGHDRDTQASPEPSLLQQESLPLVPGGMSRNAGSHGLSRESSMDRGKPSKYSSEPGKAKPTKEQASSCPHSLMSIVKADPRFGKLFRFHVPVLMWARHFTKETRDRLKERSVPYGWQGLSDTAIASTLHLLNDSANSWLFDKTRFPEGCVRCAVVGNGGILNGSRQGKEIDAHDFVFRLNGAVIKGFEDDVGTKTSFYGFTVNTMKNSLIAYGEYGFTQIPQSKDLQYIFIPSDIRDYVMLKSAILGSRVQEGYDKGDDPRTYFGPEASAKKFKLLHSDFIHYLTVRFLRSEIINTQYGYLYMPSTGALMLLTALHTCDQVSAYGFITDNYRKFSDHYYERKKKPLVFYANHDMLLEAELWKSLHRAGIMKLYQR
- the ST6GALNAC2 gene encoding alpha-N-acetylgalactosaminide alpha-2,6-sialyltransferase 2 isoform X3 codes for the protein MSRNAGSHGLSRESSMDRGKPSKYSSEPGKAKPTKEQASSCPHSLMSIVKADPRFGKLFRFHVPVLMWARHFTKETRDRLKERSVPYGWQGLSDTAIASTLHLLNDSANSWLFDKTRFPEGCVRCAVVGNGGILNGSRQGKEIDAHDFVFRLNGAVIKGFEDDVGTKTSFYGFTVNTMKNSLIAYGEYGFTQIPQSKDLQYIFIPSDIRDYVMLKSAILGSRVQEGYDKGDDPRTYFGPEASAKKFKLLHSDFIHYLTVRFLRSEIINTQYGYLYMPSTGALMLLTALHTCDQVSAYGFITDNYRKFSDHYYERKKKPLVFYANHDMLLEAELWKSLHRAGIMKLYQR